The sequence CAAAATTAATATACTATACGTGCTATAACTTTGCAGGTGATATATGATATCAAGCAAAATGAAGCAATATTAGATGATCAATGTAAAATGCCACTTCTGGTTTACTTATCTCGAGAAAAAAGACCATCCTACCCTCATCGCTTCAAAGCCGGTGCACTCAATGCTCTTGTGAGTAGCATTTACTTGAAAATCTGCAATTATATATGTTCTTATGATTAATAGATTTTGAAATTTCCGATTAGAAACCATTAGACATGGATATTGTTTACAAAATTCTCCATGTGTTGATAACATGCACACGTTGTACATACATGTTGCAGCTTCGAGTTTCCGGGATAATGAGCAATGCACCCTATGTTTTAGTGTTGGATTGTGACATGTACTGCAACGATCCTACCTCGGCTAAGCAAGCAATGTGCTTCCATCTTGATCCCAAATTAGCTCCTTCCCTCTCCTACGCACAGTTTCCTCAGATCTTCTTCAATGTTAGTAAAAACGACATTTATGATGGCCAAGCAAGGGCAGCTTACAAGGTACtgcaatcttttttttttttttttttacttggttATGTTGGTCGTTTGTAACATGTGTGCATACCTTTTTTGTGTTACTCTAAGTTTAATATGATTGAATTCTGAATCAAGATTTAAATACGATGTCTTATAGACCAAGTATCAAGGCATGGATGGGATAGGAGGGACAGTTTGCTCCGGCACTGGATATTATTTGAGGAAGAAGGCTTTGTATTGCAGCCCTATTCATGAAGGTATTTCATCATTTTGAAAGAAACTTTTTTGATGAATTACTTAAGAGGATGGAAAGGTGGCTAATTTTTGCAAATGGGACAGATGAACATCTTGAAGAGCCGGAAAAAACCTTTGGTTTCTCTGCAAAGTTGATCGATTCCATTCAAGCGCTGAATTCAAAGAAAGTGAATTATGACGGGGAAATTTTATCAGATTCAACGGTACATGAAGCCAAAAAGCTCGCCTCTTGCACTTATGAACTGAATACTGGATGGGGGAAAGAAGTACGCTGTCTTTCTATATATATGTTTTGTTGAAATGCCTCATAGTGGAATATTTGGTGTGAATCAGTTCATGTCTACTCTAAATGGGATGCCTTATTTAAGTAGTTGCATAAATCTAAATTACAAATTTTCTCAGAAACAAATGTTAAACTAGTGAGTGGTGACACTCATAGTTGGACTGAATATTTGCCTCTACTTTTTTCTCGTCAATGGTCCTTCTTTCGCCAACGTGAAGTACGAATAATTTCTAAATCTTGATATTCTCAGATTGGCTATTCGTATGAATGTTTGCTGGAGACCACATTCACTGGTTATCTAATGCACTGCAAAGGGTGGAAATCAGTTTACCTTTACCCAAACAGGCCTTGTTTCTTGGGCTGCGCCACGATCGACATGAAGGATGCATTGATTCAGCTCATGAAATGGGCTTCAGGATTGGTTCAAGTCGGGCTTTCAAAGTTTAGCCCGCTCACTTATGGCATGTCGAGAATGTCGATCCTGCAAAGCATGTGCTACGGATACTTTGCGTTCTCGCACTTTTACTCCATTGCTTGCTTGTTGTATGGCACGGTTCCTCAGCTATGCTTCCTTGCTGGTGTTTCTTTGTACCCAAAGGTAGTGACCCTTTCCATCTCTTTCTATTCAGTCCAACTCCCTTCTTCCATGTTAAAAAATTAAGAATTATGCAATTTCTTAAGATATTCATGCTTTGCATCATCTATTACAAAGTGCGCCGTTTTTTTTTCAATCAGCGTATAGTTAGGTATGAACCCACATCCTCTATGTTCTTGAGGAACTGAACTTTAACACCATATGTGATTTTCATCATCTATTCCAGGTGACGGACCCTTGGTTTGCAGCATTTGCAACAGTGTTCCTATCCTCTCTCGCCCAGCATATGTACGAAGTCCTCTCCAGTGGCAGCTCCATCAGGACAATGTGGAACGAAGAGAGAATTTGGATGATAAAATCAGTGACAGCCTGCCTGTTTGGATGCCTGGACGTCCTGATGAAATACATCGGCCTGGCAAGAGCGAATTTCAGGCTGACCAACAAATCCATTGATAAAGAAAAGCTGGAGAAATACGAGAAAGGGGAGTTCGATTTCCAGGGCGCCAAGATGTTCATGGTACCGTTAACAATGCTGGTTTTGCTGAATTTGGGATGTTTCGCTGGGGGCATGAAAGGATTGATTAAAGAAGGGAATGTTGGGGAGATGCTCGGACAAGGTTTGCTTTCTTCGTATATTCTTGTTCTTAGTCTACCAATCTTGCAGGGATTGGTTCCAAAAATAGGGAAGTGATTTGTTGTCTTGTTGTATTTGGAGATTTTAAACGAAAAAGGTTGATTTTCAGCCCGTTGAAACAATTCCAATTACAAAAAAAATGCAGTCTTTTATATCTTCTTTTAATTGAGTAATGTGGAATTACCGAGCCTATGAAGAGAACTTGCTGCATAAAGTCATGCCAAGTGAAGgcacaaaacataaaatataacaaattcaaTTCACGTACTTTCGAAGCCAGCCAACCAAAGGTTTTCCAATCAAATACATAAATCAAATGTCTTACAAACTTCAATTTCAAAAGCTCTAATATTCACATGTAGAAGAAATACCATCTAGGTTATCATAGATAGAAAGTTACGGGTTTTACTATGTTACATCCGGTGATACACATTGAAAGTCTTCTTTAGTATTGGTGTCCCACTCCATGTATATCACCTAGTGTAGCACGAAAAATCCCAATGCTTAAATtgaccaccaccaccaccatgtCCTTCACGCAATGAAATAAATTCAAGAATGAAACGACG comes from Henckelia pumila isolate YLH828 chromosome 4, ASM3356847v2, whole genome shotgun sequence and encodes:
- the LOC140867676 gene encoding cellulose synthase-like protein G2, which encodes MAAAALHASFRQALTSRNSIMACLNTRTVQQPRAALSRLHMAFHFLAVSSLLYYRISNLLHGNVPFLSWALITLSEMIFAFIWTLTQAFRWLPVVRTVAQENLPSEEKLPGVDVFICTADPKKEPVVEVMNTVLSAMALDYPAEKLAVYLSDDGGAAVTLYAMKEACLFARSWLPFCRKYGVKSRCPEAYFSSAGDDVRELHSGDDEFKAADERVQSNYESFKRNVEKAAEIDESGEDDRPPHVEVIYDIKQNEAILDDQCKMPLLVYLSREKRPSYPHRFKAGALNALLRVSGIMSNAPYVLVLDCDMYCNDPTSAKQAMCFHLDPKLAPSLSYAQFPQIFFNVSKNDIYDGQARAAYKTKYQGMDGIGGTVCSGTGYYLRKKALYCSPIHEDEHLEEPEKTFGFSAKLIDSIQALNSKKVNYDGEILSDSTVHEAKKLASCTYELNTGWGKEIGYSYECLLETTFTGYLMHCKGWKSVYLYPNRPCFLGCATIDMKDALIQLMKWASGLVQVGLSKFSPLTYGMSRMSILQSMCYGYFAFSHFYSIACLLYGTVPQLCFLAGVSLYPKVTDPWFAAFATVFLSSLAQHMYEVLSSGSSIRTMWNEERIWMIKSVTACLFGCLDVLMKYIGLARANFRLTNKSIDKEKLEKYEKGEFDFQGAKMFMVPLTMLVLLNLGCFAGGMKGLIKEGNVGEMLGQGLLSSYILVLSLPILQGLVPKIGK